A window of the Chaetodon trifascialis isolate fChaTrf1 chromosome 9, fChaTrf1.hap1, whole genome shotgun sequence genome harbors these coding sequences:
- the LOC139336838 gene encoding RING finger protein 228 has protein sequence MAKDDMAEVDLASNGAEPPGEASSAFPYEEYECKICYNYFDLDRRAPKILECLHTFCEECLNTLHLREERPWRISCPVCRHRTPVPDYRIQNLPNNTKVTEDFPLYIDSDPLPQDALPPYPPPLHPALVALRREEASGTSSASQATPSTTVSTATTLSQDSVRYDSCQSCKRVALTTGCVCVIFSFLSMLVLLFMGLIFVHSHSIPPSPAGPICLSVASILAMFSVVVTWLICWLKYRPDHETGRSSATSNSRRNA, from the coding sequence ATGGCGAAAGATGACATGGCAGAGGTAGATTTGGCATCAAACGGAGCGGAACCCCCCGGCGAGGCCTCCTCGGCGTTTCCCTACGAGGAGTACGAGTGCAAAATCTGCTATAATTATTTCGACCTTGACCGCCGGGCTCCTAAGATCTTGGAGTGTTTGCACACGTTTTGCGAGGAGTGTCTGAACACGCTTCACCTCCGGGAGGAGCGGCCATGGCGCATCAGCTGCCCCGTCTGTCGCCACCGGACTCCGGTGCCGGATTATCGGATACAAAACCTGCCCAACAACACCAAGGTGACGGAGGATTTTCCGCTCTACATCGACTCGGATCCCCTGCCTCAGGACGCTTTGCCACCGTACCCTCCGCCGCTGCACCCAGCTCTCGTCGCCCTCCGCCGGGAGGAGGCGTCGGGGACGTCCAGCGCCAGCCAGGCGACCCCGTCCACCACCGTGTCCACGGCCACGACCCTCTCCCAGGACTCGGTGCGCTACGacagctgtcagagctgcaAGAGAGTGGCGCTGACCACCGGCTGCGTCTGCGTGATCTTCTCCTTTCTGTCCATGCTGGTGTTGCTGTTCATGGGCCTGATCTTTGTGCACAGTCACAGCATTCCTCCCTCGCCGGCGGGACCAATTTGCTTATCGGTAGCCAGCATCCTGGCCATGTTCTCGGTGGTCGTCACATGGCTCATTTGCTGGCTCAAATACAGACCGGATCATGAGACAGGCCGCTCATCCGCCACCAGTAATTCCCGGAGAAACGCCTGA